A window of Streptomyces sp. SAI-127 contains these coding sequences:
- a CDS encoding XRE family transcriptional regulator codes for MTEHPTPAADSADPDDSDDKALERIIAVRAREYRQAAGLSVGDMAQRVGISKAMLSKIENAQTACSLTTLSRLARGLDVPVTALFRGMDDEREAVFVPAGHGARIVRRGTRVGHEYAQLGSLRGAHKRMDALLVTLTEESEVFPLFQHAGTELLYMLEGVMVYGHGKSSYTLRPGDALQFDGEAPHGPETLVELPIQFLTVTAFGDSPQH; via the coding sequence GTGACCGAGCACCCCACCCCCGCAGCGGACTCCGCGGACCCCGACGACTCCGACGACAAGGCGCTGGAGCGCATCATCGCGGTCCGCGCCCGCGAATACCGGCAGGCGGCCGGGCTGTCGGTCGGCGACATGGCGCAGCGGGTCGGCATCTCGAAGGCCATGCTGTCGAAGATCGAGAATGCCCAGACCGCGTGCAGTCTCACCACGCTCTCCCGGCTCGCCCGCGGTCTGGACGTGCCCGTCACGGCCCTGTTCCGCGGCATGGACGACGAACGCGAGGCGGTGTTCGTCCCCGCCGGTCACGGCGCCCGGATCGTCCGGCGGGGCACCAGGGTCGGTCACGAGTACGCCCAGCTCGGCTCGCTCCGGGGCGCCCACAAGCGGATGGACGCCCTGCTGGTCACCCTGACCGAGGAGAGCGAGGTCTTCCCGCTCTTCCAGCATGCGGGCACCGAACTCCTGTACATGCTGGAAGGCGTCATGGTCTACGGCCACGGCAAGTCCAGCTACACGTTGCGCCCCGGCGACGCCCTCCAGTTCGACGGCGAGGCCCCGCACGGCCCGGAGACGCTGGTCGAACTCCCCATCCAGTTCCTCACCGTGACGGCCTTCGGGGACAGCCCCCAGCACTGA